One window from the genome of Ananas comosus cultivar F153 linkage group 13, ASM154086v1, whole genome shotgun sequence encodes:
- the LOC109719316 gene encoding uncharacterized protein LOC109719316 — MASPRKEGLAKGEMPEASDRPLRDDAIDESRENEGSEASGALEAPRRSEGGDGGLAERPGDALRGGSDEDLVLERTDGEIGALQWLRALDLQFLGACRADERLKPLLKLNVSSGAKEDRLISQLSQHFEVSEIGMLARCLCVPLVSIRVGKVNKQANLLCPTTTRGHLNLTLLPSSSMRISFAGDDGHTERLALVSNEFEDFEVIIEGISADSSGRSFQLKVSESRVLYYWCSEKSKHHGMELLEKMKDLLKRRPTLSNLTGISDSRLDSFATHLQAYLLGSSNSVEIKSIASPFDFLTTSTTDELYSHSSPLVPKSSRFRPAAAHAAKVNPVYQASLSPRSNTFKDGALRNPSGVRSGTREKLKRRGEGHIISSTIATPPISSSVSTSTHSSISNSLNVDNSLFVGLPKISCLPASLLSCNPPAESPTSTDVAAQSSLFRPYYCWCPPCPSSLQYRVTPLHQPSTSSESLPLPPLSSLLSGAHPPASGLPSKSTNETTELPPLNFQSLLHDPLAHLSLPVSSRVSLPGSQVLTFTPFMSDPIVHIPVIDVCSSGQAYLVSAGPAISSAIPPLHPTRVNPLIPEAESLAEKNARETLRRLIDSSPVLVRPQLMSVAPAASNGVDGHLFCSEGAKRDIHISSQNYGRNFNFDSIASGISLMGLYSSKDEVDGDDGDETIGEEGHECMGTPKNP; from the exons ATGGCTTCGCCGAGGAAGGAGGGTTTGGCGAAGGGCGAGATGCCCGAGGCATCGGATCGACCTCTCAGGGACGACGCGATCGACGAATCGAGAGAGAACGAGGGTTCTGAGGCTTCTGGAGCTTTAGAGGCTCCCAGGAGGAGCGAAGGAGGCGACGGTGGGCTCGCCGAGCGCCCGGGGGATGCTCTTCGTGGTGGATCGGATGAGGATCTGGTGCTTGAGAGGACCGATGGGGAGATCGGTGCGCTGCAGTGGCTCCGAGCGCTGGATCTGCAGTTTCTCGGCGCGTGCCGCGCCGACGAGAGGCTGAAGCCTCTGCTCAAGCTCAACGTCTCAAGCGGCGCCAAAGAGGATCGGCTGATATCGCAGCTAAGCCAG CATTTTGAAGTATCGGAAATTGGGATGTTGGCGAGGTGCTTGTGCGTTCCTCTTGTTTCTATTCGAGTTGGGAAAGTTAACAAGCAAGCGAACCTTTTGTGCCCAACCACAACCAG GGGGCATTTAAATCTCACTCTCCTGCCTTCCTCAAGCATGCGCATATCATTCGCCGGTGATGATGGTCACACTGAGCGACTCGCTTTGGTGAGCAACGAATTTGAGGATTTTGAGGTGATAATTGAAGGAATATCAGCTGATAGCTCTGGTCGCTCTTTCCAACTCAAGGTCTCAGAATCTCGAGTATTGTACTATTGGTGCTCAGAGAAGTCAAAGCACCATGGAATGGAATTGCTTGAAAAG ATGAAAGATCTACTCAAAAGGAGGCCCACTTTATCCAATCTCACTGGAATTTCTGATTCCCGCCTTGATTCTTTTGCCACTCATCTCCAGGCTTATCTTCTCGGTTCATCAAATTCTGTAGAAATCAAATCAATTGCTTCACCATTTGACTTCCTAACTACCTCTACCACAGACGAGTTGTATTCTCATTCATCCCCTCTTGTTCCCAAATCCTCCCGTTTTCGTCCCGCAGCAGCTCATGCAGCAAAAGTAAATCCTGTCTACCAAGCCAGTCTCAGTCCAAGATCAAACACTTTCAAGGATGGTGCTCTGAGAAATCCATCTGGTGTAAGAAGTGGTACCAGAGAGAAACTGAAGCGGCGTGGAGAAGGCCACATCATCTCATCAACTATCGCCACCCCGCCAATCTCTTCATCAGTGTCCACTTCTACACACTCTTCTATCTCCAACAGCCTCAATGTAGATAACAGTTTGTTCGTAGGCTTGCCTAAAATATCATGTTTACCTGCTTCACTCTTGTCGTGCAACCCTCCCGCTGAAAGTCCGACCTCTACTGACGTTGCAGCCCAGAGCTCACTTTTCAGACCGTACTATTGCTGGTGCCCTCCCTGCCCCTCTTCACTACAGTACAGAGTCACCCCTCTGCATCAACCATCCACGTCTTCTGAATCTTTACCCCTGCCTCCTTTATCTTCACTCTTATCAGGTGCCCACCCTCCCGCTTCAGGGTTACCTTCAAAATCGACGAATGAGACAACTGAACTCCCACCTTTGAACTTTCAATCGCTATTGCATGACCCATTAGCACACCTATCGCTCCCTGTATCATCACGTGTTTCCTTGCCCGGATCACAAGTTCTGACTTTCACACCGTTCATGTCTGATCCCATTGTGCATATCCCGGTCATCGATGTTTGCTCCTCTGGCCAGGCTTACCTTGTCAGTGCTGGGCCAGCTATTTCTTCGGCTATTCCGCCTCTCCATCCAACTCGTGTGAATCCTCTTATTCCAGAGGCTGAATCGTTGGCTGAGAAAAATGCGAGGGAAACACTTAGGAGGCTCATAGATTCATCGCCAGTCTTGGTCAGGCCGCAGTTGATGAGTGTGGCCCCAGCAGCCTCGAATGGTGTGGATGGACATCTCTTCTGCTCTGAG GGGGCAAAGAGAGATATTCATATCAGCAGCCAAAATTATGGCAGAAACTTCAATTTTGACTCTATTGCTAGTGGCATATCACTCATGGGGTTATATTCCTCAAAGGATGAGGTTGATGGAGATGACGGTGACGAGACAATCGGCGAGGAGGGACATGAATGCATGGGCACGCCGAAGAATCCATAA